In a genomic window of Streptomyces roseoviridis:
- a CDS encoding ARPP-2 domain-containing protein — translation MTRIDLAGLRVRPAQVWGGVRLVPLVRDEPVEGLRLHREVYARCGATAVDVGDGTTYTSYVPHGLVADWSEPGAADGTGTGARGEAAVYGTRLGDGAPVAAVPVRRLARRRHGEPRLRFLPLHLALEGYLALHFGGPSVVWDEWSRQAVRQGLSPRAEAAYAGWQVPGLAEALRVFEIHPGQCGMVLYVADALAAAFVVPHPEDYRTLHPTLVEDLFGELVHQYGLYGGPVQEFTAALDGDRVHSLAQLRAAADAQTREWAAAHDGLMARDLLETPYAFERVYRAGRFGLYRFLPPFLRSGQEQHIGELITDHRGRTAYLKTFRLSEAQIRRGYLLRRLADCDWHPGRTAEALGTSYAELVARIRRAGLGELLEAHVIARRLRETQEG, via the coding sequence GTGACCCGGATCGATCTGGCGGGGCTGCGGGTGCGGCCCGCGCAGGTGTGGGGCGGGGTGCGGCTCGTGCCGCTGGTGCGGGACGAGCCGGTCGAGGGACTGCGGCTGCACCGCGAGGTGTACGCCCGCTGCGGCGCCACCGCCGTGGACGTCGGCGACGGCACCACGTACACGTCCTACGTCCCGCACGGGCTCGTCGCCGACTGGTCGGAACCGGGCGCGGCCGACGGCACCGGCACGGGCGCGCGGGGAGAGGCCGCCGTCTACGGGACGCGGCTCGGTGACGGCGCGCCGGTGGCCGCCGTCCCCGTACGGCGGCTCGCGCGGCGCCGGCACGGCGAGCCGCGGCTGCGGTTCCTTCCGCTGCACCTGGCCCTGGAGGGCTATCTGGCCCTGCACTTCGGCGGCCCGTCCGTGGTGTGGGACGAGTGGTCCCGGCAGGCGGTCCGGCAGGGCCTGTCACCGCGCGCGGAGGCCGCCTACGCGGGCTGGCAGGTGCCGGGGCTCGCGGAGGCGCTGCGGGTCTTCGAGATCCATCCGGGGCAGTGCGGGATGGTGCTGTACGTCGCCGACGCCCTGGCCGCGGCCTTCGTCGTGCCGCACCCGGAGGACTACCGGACGCTGCACCCGACCCTGGTGGAGGACCTGTTCGGGGAGCTGGTGCACCAGTACGGGCTGTACGGCGGCCCGGTGCAGGAGTTCACGGCCGCCCTCGACGGCGACCGCGTGCACTCGCTCGCGCAGCTCCGGGCGGCGGCGGACGCGCAGACGCGGGAGTGGGCGGCGGCGCACGACGGCCTGATGGCGCGGGACCTCCTGGAGACGCCGTATGCCTTCGAGCGGGTGTACCGGGCCGGACGGTTCGGTCTCTACCGGTTCCTGCCGCCGTTCCTGCGCTCGGGTCAGGAGCAGCACATCGGCGAGCTGATCACGGACCACCGGGGGCGGACGGCCTACCTGAAGACCTTCCGGCTGTCGGAGGCGCAGATCCGGCGGGGCTACCTGCTGCGCCGGCTCGCGGACTGCGACTGGCACCCGGGGCGTACGGCGGAGGCGCTCGGCACCTCGTACGCCGAGCTGGTGGCGCGGATCCGCAGGGCGGGCCTGGGGGAGCTCCTGGAGGCGCACGTGATCGCACGGCGGCTGCGCGAAACGCAGGAAGGCTGA
- a CDS encoding PepSY domain-containing protein gives MTIDDLPRPETRETPAAGTPGAPDTYGTTDTASTSDTPGTSDTTDTAETSDTASTSDTTGTSGRSPRGWAALRPLVLRLHFYAGVLVAPFLLVAAVSGLLYALSYPAEKLVYAHELTVPVPDGAAALPLSRQVEAARAANTDGTVTSVWPAAEPDATTRVLMADPDAPEGTSMAVFVDPYTAEIRGQLPSYGSSGALPLRTWISLFHVDLHLGELGRNYSELAASWLWVVALGGLLLWLGRRRRNRRALFLPERGPKSRRRTLSWHGAVGLWAVTGLVALSATGLTWSKYAGENIGSVQDRLGGATPALSADIDAGAGAGAGAGGEHAGHGVGHHPVPPHAAPGTDIGIDKAVEAARAAGIDSPSISVAPPAEGAGYVVKETDKQFPAELDSVALNPADGTVLDELRFAEYPLLAKLTRIGIDAHMGVFLGLFNQLALAALALALILLIVWGYRMWWLRRPGRPAARGAWRKVPAPLLLPLLAATALTGWFVPLLGISLVAFLAVDLALGCVARAKAKARAKQGASAG, from the coding sequence ATGACCATCGACGACCTGCCGCGCCCGGAAACCCGGGAGACACCCGCCGCCGGCACCCCCGGCGCCCCTGACACCTACGGCACCACCGACACCGCCTCCACCAGCGACACCCCTGGCACCAGCGACACCACCGACACCGCCGAGACCAGCGACACCGCCTCCACCAGCGACACCACCGGGACCTCCGGGCGGTCGCCGCGCGGCTGGGCGGCGCTGCGCCCCCTCGTCCTGCGCCTGCACTTCTACGCGGGCGTCCTCGTCGCCCCGTTCCTCCTCGTGGCCGCCGTCAGCGGCCTGCTCTACGCGCTCTCCTACCCGGCCGAAAAGCTGGTGTACGCGCACGAGCTGACGGTCCCGGTGCCGGACGGCGCCGCCGCCCTGCCGCTCTCGCGCCAGGTCGAGGCCGCCCGTGCCGCCAACACCGACGGCACCGTCACCTCCGTCTGGCCCGCCGCCGAACCCGACGCCACCACCCGCGTCCTCATGGCCGACCCGGACGCCCCCGAAGGCACCTCGATGGCCGTCTTCGTCGACCCGTACACCGCGGAGATACGCGGACAGCTCCCCAGCTACGGCAGCAGCGGCGCACTTCCGCTGCGCACCTGGATCTCGCTGTTCCACGTCGACCTGCACCTCGGCGAGCTCGGCCGCAACTACAGCGAACTGGCCGCGAGCTGGCTGTGGGTGGTCGCGCTCGGCGGGCTGCTGCTCTGGCTCGGCCGGCGCAGGAGGAACCGCCGCGCCCTCTTCCTGCCCGAGCGCGGTCCCAAGTCCCGCCGCCGCACGCTGTCCTGGCACGGCGCGGTGGGCCTGTGGGCCGTGACCGGCCTCGTCGCGCTCTCCGCCACCGGCCTGACCTGGTCGAAGTACGCGGGCGAGAACATCGGCAGCGTCCAGGACCGGCTCGGCGGCGCCACCCCCGCGCTGTCCGCGGACATCGACGCGGGAGCCGGCGCGGGTGCCGGAGCCGGCGGTGAGCACGCGGGGCACGGCGTCGGCCACCACCCGGTGCCGCCCCACGCCGCCCCGGGCACGGACATCGGCATCGACAAGGCCGTCGAGGCGGCCCGCGCGGCCGGGATCGACAGCCCGTCGATCTCCGTCGCGCCGCCCGCCGAGGGAGCCGGCTACGTGGTGAAGGAGACCGACAAGCAGTTCCCCGCGGAACTGGACTCGGTCGCCCTGAACCCGGCCGACGGCACCGTCCTCGACGAGCTCCGCTTCGCGGAGTACCCGCTGCTCGCGAAGCTCACGCGCATCGGCATCGACGCCCACATGGGCGTCTTCCTCGGCCTCTTCAACCAGCTGGCGCTCGCCGCCCTCGCGCTCGCCCTGATCCTGCTGATCGTGTGGGGCTACCGCATGTGGTGGCTGCGCCGTCCGGGCCGCCCGGCCGCGCGCGGGGCGTGGCGCAAGGTCCCGGCGCCCCTGCTGCTGCCGCTGCTCGCGGCGACCGCGCTGACCGGCTGGTTCGTGCCCTTGCTCGGCATCAGCCTGGTGGCGTTCCTGGCCGTCGACCTCGCCCTCGGGTGCGTCGCACGGGCGAAGGCGAAGGCGCGGGCGAAGCAGGGCGCGTCGGCCGGCTGA
- a CDS encoding winged helix-turn-helix domain-containing protein, with protein sequence MAHTQAATATLSTARPRLRAVDPDEVAGLARVAGFLPPGATLLPAPQHALPALPGRPPMVGYLVLLPADQQPPAPVGAPATDAGQGPVVIDGVQRIARVDGRALDLTYLEFELLAHLVAHPHRVHSRDQLVTTVWGYGHVGDGRTVDVHVARLRRKLGAEHRHTIQTVRRVGYKYTP encoded by the coding sequence ATGGCCCACACCCAGGCTGCCACCGCCACCCTGTCCACCGCCCGTCCCCGCCTGCGCGCCGTCGACCCCGACGAGGTCGCCGGTCTCGCGCGGGTGGCCGGCTTCCTGCCGCCCGGCGCCACGCTCCTGCCCGCCCCGCAGCACGCGCTGCCGGCACTGCCGGGCCGGCCGCCGATGGTCGGCTATCTGGTGCTGCTGCCCGCCGACCAGCAGCCGCCGGCGCCCGTGGGGGCGCCGGCGACGGACGCCGGGCAGGGCCCGGTGGTCATCGACGGGGTGCAGCGGATCGCCCGCGTCGACGGGCGGGCGCTCGACCTGACGTACCTGGAGTTCGAGCTCCTCGCCCACCTCGTCGCCCACCCGCACCGGGTGCACAGCCGTGACCAGCTGGTCACCACGGTGTGGGGATACGGGCACGTGGGCGACGGCCGGACCGTCGACGTCCATGTGGCCCGGCTGCGCCGCAAGCTGGGCGCCGAGCACCGCCACACGATCCAGACCGTGCGGCGGGTCGGCTACAAGTACACGCCCTGA
- a CDS encoding DUF6891 domain-containing protein, producing MLDITVRTENGERHVRPSEEDLAGLVRRIGAEGDRFLILQRIPDLPAVFAQVWHGGSGPYQVEHRAGAPELHFETRLDEPARVAEVLTAWARGAAEFAARGEAEGVVWENMGFPPEPAAPELPEEIRVRLEARVRELLVCGYDDRARLAETAEDHLTTRDERPVSRRQAEELVDRLWLERVAETAGWEGTTDPERITAAFTTLGAAGIVAREHFTCCRSCGLSEIGMEDGAEEARGFVFFHTQGTEGAASGGSLHLLYGGFDGSEETTAAVGGEVAEALRGQGLTVEWDGDPRQAVRVTGLDWRKRLTG from the coding sequence ATGCTCGACATCACAGTGCGGACCGAGAACGGGGAGCGGCACGTCCGGCCGTCCGAGGAGGACCTGGCCGGGCTCGTGCGGCGGATCGGCGCGGAGGGGGACCGCTTCCTGATTCTGCAGCGGATACCGGACCTGCCGGCCGTGTTCGCGCAGGTCTGGCACGGCGGCTCCGGCCCCTACCAGGTGGAGCACCGGGCCGGGGCGCCCGAGCTGCACTTCGAGACGCGGCTGGACGAGCCGGCCCGGGTCGCGGAGGTCCTCACGGCATGGGCGCGCGGCGCCGCCGAGTTCGCCGCCCGCGGCGAGGCCGAGGGCGTCGTCTGGGAGAACATGGGCTTCCCGCCCGAGCCGGCGGCGCCCGAACTGCCCGAGGAGATACGGGTGCGGCTGGAGGCCCGGGTGCGCGAGCTGCTCGTCTGCGGCTACGACGACCGGGCCCGGCTGGCCGAGACGGCGGAGGACCACCTGACCACGCGGGACGAGCGGCCGGTGTCGCGGCGGCAGGCCGAGGAGCTGGTGGACCGGCTGTGGCTGGAGCGGGTCGCGGAGACGGCCGGCTGGGAGGGCACGACGGACCCGGAGCGGATCACGGCCGCGTTCACCACGCTCGGCGCCGCCGGGATCGTCGCCCGCGAGCACTTCACCTGCTGCCGCTCCTGCGGCCTGTCGGAGATCGGCATGGAGGACGGCGCCGAGGAGGCGCGGGGCTTCGTCTTCTTCCACACGCAGGGCACGGAGGGCGCCGCCTCGGGCGGGTCGCTGCATCTGCTGTACGGGGGGTTCGACGGCTCCGAGGAGACGACCGCGGCGGTCGGCGGGGAGGTGGCCGAGGCGCTGCGCGGGCAGGGCCTGACGGTGGAGTGGGACGGGGATCCGCGGCAGGCGGTGCGGGTGACGGGGCTGGACTGGCGCAAGCGGCTGACGGGTTGA
- the glnII gene encoding glutamine synthetase, translating to MTFKAEYIWIDGTQPTAKLRSKTKIIPGEGLPLEELPIWGFDGSSTNQAEGHASDRVLKPVFSCPDPIRGGNDVLVLCEVLNTDMTPHASNTRAALVETYERYAAQEPIFGIEQEYTFFEGTRPLGFPVNGFPAPQGGYYCGVGVDEIHGRPIVEAHLENCLKAGLGISGINAEVMPGQWEFQVGPLAPLEVADQLWVARWLLYRTAEDFDVAATLDPKPVKGDWNGAGAHTNFSTKAMREGYDAIITACEALGEGSKPLDHVKNYGAGIDDRLTGLHETAPWDQYSYGVSDRGASVRIPWQVEQDRKGYIEDRRPNANVDPYTVTRLLVDTCCEALEKAGQV from the coding sequence GTGACCTTCAAGGCTGAGTACATCTGGATCGACGGCACCCAGCCGACCGCCAAGCTCCGTTCGAAGACGAAGATCATCCCGGGCGAGGGCCTTCCGCTGGAGGAGCTGCCGATCTGGGGCTTCGACGGTTCCAGCACCAACCAGGCCGAGGGTCACGCCTCGGACCGCGTGCTCAAGCCGGTCTTCTCCTGCCCGGACCCGATCCGCGGCGGCAACGACGTGCTGGTGCTGTGCGAGGTGCTCAACACGGACATGACGCCGCACGCGTCCAACACGCGTGCCGCGCTGGTGGAGACCTACGAGCGGTACGCCGCGCAGGAGCCGATCTTCGGCATCGAGCAGGAGTACACCTTCTTCGAGGGCACCCGTCCGCTCGGCTTCCCCGTGAACGGCTTCCCGGCCCCGCAGGGCGGCTACTACTGCGGTGTCGGCGTGGACGAGATCCACGGCCGTCCGATCGTCGAGGCGCACCTGGAGAACTGCCTCAAGGCGGGCCTGGGCATCTCCGGCATCAACGCCGAGGTCATGCCGGGCCAGTGGGAGTTCCAGGTCGGCCCGCTGGCGCCGCTGGAGGTCGCCGACCAGCTGTGGGTGGCCCGCTGGCTGCTCTACCGCACGGCCGAGGACTTCGACGTCGCCGCGACCCTGGACCCGAAGCCGGTGAAGGGCGACTGGAACGGCGCGGGCGCGCACACCAACTTCTCCACCAAGGCGATGCGCGAGGGCTACGACGCGATCATCACCGCCTGTGAGGCGCTGGGCGAGGGCTCGAAGCCGCTGGACCACGTCAAGAACTACGGCGCGGGCATCGACGACCGCCTGACCGGTCTGCACGAGACCGCCCCGTGGGACCAGTACTCCTACGGCGTCTCCGACCGCGGTGCCTCGGTCCGCATCCCGTGGCAGGTCGAGCAGGACCGCAAGGGCTACATCGAGGACCGCCGCCCGAACGCCAACGTGGACCCGTACACGGTGACCCGCCTCCTGGTGGACACCTGCTGCGAGGCCCTGGAGAAGGCCGGCCAGGTCTGA